One window from the genome of Dyadobacter sp. CECT 9275 encodes:
- a CDS encoding ABC transporter permease yields the protein MLRNYLKIALRNFRNQRLFSGLNILGLGIGMAAVWLMVLYVADELSYDRFHQKSDRIFRVVHQAQWLSGNFKIAPTSAPYAQALQNDYPEIEKTVRIHTEGGGVVRYQDKKIEAQDIYFTDPSFFEVFTYPFIYGDPVSALKGPQKIVLTKQLAEKLFGDASKAIGQTVMFSNNFPNTVSGVIADAPVNSHLHFSALRSLPENYTEGWQEFGLYTYLLLKKGTDYKNLEKKFPGFFDKYLKKEIGDVSYQLALQPLTSIHLHSHYDYEISTNGNIHTIYTFITIAALILIIACINYVNLYTARSMKRIREVGVRKAIGSQRLQLVGQFLTESFLMTMLAGLVAFLLVNAALPFFNQLAEKTLAPNYINGWFTAVVSSLFIILISLLSGIYPALMLSGYRPVIALKGQLGTQSGGVRFRQSLVVFQFAATVVMIASSGIVYKQMYYVNNKDLGFNKDQVLTFHIDKNEVRTQIKAVKEKLGQSPLIESTASASNPIGNNNLGTSGMFIETENGEMPSGTQITQRFSADADYLKTLQIALLKGRNFKDDSPSDAAGAVIVNEALVKKQGWTKPLGKRIRYFMDGKGNTREAAVIGVVKDFHTYSLQHKIEPLVIQLPAPADKDNVYVRIQPSKTKEALAYIRQAYREFDPEASLNFQFLDENFSKQYKSEQKQGSVLLSFAVLAVIIACLGLFGLAAFAAESRTKEMGVRKVLGASVQSLVLLLSGDFIKLVIIAIVIGTPVAFYAMNEWLKNFEYRENLSWWIFALSGLTAIVIALLTVSSQALKSALVNPAKSLKSE from the coding sequence ATGTTGCGCAACTACCTGAAAATAGCACTCCGTAATTTCCGGAACCAAAGACTGTTCAGCGGATTAAACATACTGGGCCTTGGAATTGGAATGGCCGCCGTGTGGCTGATGGTCCTCTACGTGGCCGATGAGCTGAGTTATGATCGTTTTCATCAGAAATCGGATCGTATCTTTCGTGTTGTGCATCAGGCCCAGTGGCTGTCTGGTAATTTTAAAATCGCACCTACTTCCGCGCCTTATGCACAGGCTTTGCAGAATGATTACCCCGAAATTGAAAAAACGGTCAGGATTCATACGGAGGGAGGTGGCGTAGTGCGGTACCAGGATAAAAAAATAGAAGCACAGGATATTTATTTTACGGATCCGTCCTTTTTTGAAGTTTTCACCTATCCTTTCATTTATGGAGATCCGGTATCGGCACTCAAAGGTCCCCAGAAAATAGTGCTGACAAAGCAGCTCGCTGAGAAGCTTTTCGGCGATGCTTCCAAAGCGATCGGGCAAACGGTGATGTTTTCAAACAACTTTCCAAATACTGTTTCCGGAGTTATTGCTGATGCTCCGGTCAACTCACATCTTCATTTCAGCGCACTCCGCTCTTTACCCGAAAATTATACCGAGGGCTGGCAGGAGTTTGGCCTCTATACTTACCTGTTGCTGAAAAAGGGGACCGACTACAAAAACCTGGAAAAGAAGTTCCCCGGCTTTTTTGATAAATACCTGAAAAAAGAGATTGGCGATGTCAGCTATCAGCTTGCACTACAGCCTCTCACTTCCATTCACCTTCATTCGCATTATGACTATGAAATAAGTACAAACGGGAACATTCATACCATTTACACTTTCATAACTATAGCTGCGCTGATCCTGATTATTGCCTGCATCAATTATGTGAATCTTTACACGGCCCGATCCATGAAACGGATACGTGAAGTAGGCGTAAGAAAGGCAATCGGCTCGCAACGTTTACAGTTGGTAGGTCAGTTTCTGACCGAATCTTTTTTAATGACGATGCTGGCAGGATTGGTGGCATTTTTGCTGGTAAACGCGGCATTGCCATTTTTTAATCAGCTGGCAGAAAAGACACTTGCCCCGAATTATATAAATGGCTGGTTTACCGCCGTTGTTTCTTCACTTTTTATTATCCTCATCAGTTTATTGAGTGGTATTTACCCGGCTTTGATGTTATCCGGTTACCGGCCCGTTATTGCCCTGAAAGGGCAGCTAGGCACGCAGTCGGGCGGGGTTCGTTTCCGTCAGTCTCTGGTTGTTTTCCAGTTTGCGGCAACCGTGGTGATGATCGCCAGTTCGGGTATTGTTTATAAACAAATGTATTATGTAAATAACAAAGACCTGGGTTTCAATAAGGATCAGGTTCTGACATTCCATATCGATAAAAATGAAGTCAGAACGCAAATCAAAGCTGTTAAAGAAAAACTGGGACAGAGCCCTCTGATAGAAAGTACAGCATCAGCCAGTAACCCGATCGGTAATAATAACCTGGGAACAAGCGGGATGTTCATTGAAACTGAAAATGGCGAAATGCCATCCGGAACGCAGATTACCCAGCGCTTTTCGGCAGATGCGGATTATCTTAAAACACTTCAGATCGCACTATTGAAAGGGCGTAATTTCAAAGATGATTCCCCGTCCGACGCTGCCGGAGCGGTGATTGTCAATGAAGCATTGGTTAAAAAACAAGGCTGGACAAAGCCTTTGGGCAAAAGGATCCGGTACTTTATGGATGGCAAAGGCAACACAAGAGAAGCAGCAGTGATCGGGGTTGTCAAAGATTTTCATACTTATTCGCTTCAGCACAAGATTGAACCGCTGGTCATTCAGTTACCCGCGCCTGCGGATAAAGATAACGTTTATGTACGTATTCAGCCTTCCAAAACCAAAGAAGCGTTGGCCTACATACGGCAAGCCTACCGTGAGTTTGATCCCGAAGCAAGCCTGAATTTCCAGTTTCTGGATGAAAATTTTTCCAAACAATATAAGTCCGAACAAAAGCAGGGAAGTGTGTTACTCTCGTTTGCAGTACTTGCGGTTATCATTGCTTGTCTGGGTTTATTCGGATTGGCTGCCTTTGCAGCAGAATCCCGGACCAAGGAGATGGGCGTCAGGAAGGTACTGGGTGCGAGTGTTCAGAGCCTGGTTTTGCTCCTGTCGGGCGACTTTATCAAACTGGTCATCATCGCCATCGTGATCGGTACTCCCGTAGCATTTTACGCCATGAACGAATGGTTGAAAAACTTTGAGTACCGTGAAAATTTGTCCTGGTGGATATTCGCGCTGTCGGGGCTGACGGCTATCGTTATCGCTCTTTTAACGGTAAGTTCGCAAGCGTTGAAATCAGCGCTGGTGAATCCTGCAAAATCATTAAAAAGCGAGTAG
- a CDS encoding ThuA domain-containing protein, with translation MFKISTSTKSNALSVGFVSLLLLLLFPPTVYASDSVKKKPHVVFLINEDTLNYEAHKTIPVFAKRLSETQNYRVTVLMGKGPNNAFQFPGLQMIEKADVVVLFSRRIALPPEQMQLFKNYLKNGGPLVAIRTGNHAFTTRGTIASGYVDWLGFVPEILGCGNYGYGPVELGTDVSVVPEASGHPILGDFKPAQYHSIGNIYKVTPLLDPQTKVLLTGKAGDEIQPVAWTRMAGKSPVFYTTLGYPADFEVEQFNHLLIRAIQWAIGQKS, from the coding sequence ATGTTTAAAATCTCCACGTCAACAAAATCCAACGCGCTTTCGGTCGGGTTTGTATCCCTGTTACTGCTCCTGCTGTTTCCGCCGACGGTTTATGCCTCGGACAGTGTCAAAAAGAAACCGCACGTCGTTTTTCTGATCAATGAGGATACCCTCAACTATGAAGCACACAAAACGATTCCTGTTTTTGCAAAACGGCTTTCCGAAACTCAAAACTACAGGGTAACTGTGCTGATGGGCAAAGGACCAAACAATGCATTTCAGTTTCCCGGATTGCAAATGATTGAAAAGGCCGACGTAGTGGTATTATTTTCCCGGCGCATTGCCCTACCCCCCGAACAGATGCAGCTGTTCAAAAATTACCTCAAAAACGGTGGCCCCCTGGTTGCCATCAGAACCGGTAACCATGCTTTTACCACACGCGGTACCATTGCCAGCGGTTATGTAGACTGGCTCGGGTTTGTTCCTGAAATACTGGGCTGTGGAAATTATGGATACGGGCCTGTGGAGCTGGGTACAGATGTATCTGTTGTACCAGAAGCATCTGGACATCCGATACTCGGGGATTTTAAGCCTGCACAGTACCATAGCATTGGAAACATATATAAAGTAACGCCCCTGCTGGATCCACAGACAAAAGTGTTGCTGACCGGAAAAGCAGGTGATGAAATTCAGCCCGTGGCTTGGACAAGAATGGCCGGTAAAAGCCCGGTCTTTTACACCACGCTGGGTTACCCTGCTGATTTTGAGGTGGAGCAATTCAATCATTTACTCATCCGTGCGATACAATGGGCCATTGGCCAGAAATCCTGA
- a CDS encoding T9SS type A sorting domain-containing protein — MDVLYKLPVTIQGQFNSDNKFSIQIKYDYRNEVIATVPAVLNNGNLEFTIDSPSLFSSYYSSIQLKVVASSPSVESAWTSNSIYAYIKGSINLSSLASSDTVNLYDDIPLQLKGVSNSDIRVTLSDSTKFNFSSYSGGFTQNQIYTVSKPGTFTIAHAENNCGTMQTSGSFKPVVNATSLTTTGIAPQTVCENGEVKISFSTQGAPLGAQTKYKIRFIQQNSSGGKPATAEVAAQLEGNYLTAKFPSTFVLTYTQEFSAQVVTENPSLVGSPSNLRFYVAPQPSAIFTSESQTVNINDYVSLQVALTGLPPFTLELSDGTKQTLSYYGSASVNVRPFESTSYSIKSLESGCGKKVFTNGQVVNITVRPGIRIEDDQKRQIVCAGTKARIKFRSNATLTAATQFSIVSGTGSETLSFPAVRNGEYLEFNIPNPTQSYPNYYNWRIVTSNPSLESQSSSYFNIQNSPSMSFSAYNTYSYEIPRQVNLNISLSGGYPYQIEMMDGAIARVEWDNYYNYSFYFKETQEFKIKSISNSCGKNDNLPSARVSLVATESPGIYIEPIKTTICDTDSVEITFGTVGKFNSENVFAIQGYSSSSTFQTLATTRQGGKFRVKLPATQYYSSYGAIRVASTNPVVFSEQKSINIQLPFTQIYLSPDAKQEAPAKYLVNQNNTYSLSIQTASSGPAASVTYTENGVEKTYINNDSYSTYIPLLPSSGTTTEYVIKSVNNQCGTFPVNAKTFISWVPYNIQFSDQSYYNNTFCVGGPIGVPFGIIDGASTNATFSLQIRKAETTSFTTLVSGETGRILNATIPASLTPGNYVLRIISSDGAISPDKSIQISAPPTATLTINPQSSPTVDFGNSVTMDITITGGNASVVFEDGSKGNYYEGKNSRYIYVQKGGVYSIKSVSNTCGYGTASGSVQVVVKPRLNVSSDSYGICEGGSMSVNYTLGGDADLSDDYIRFELLDTGANTTTVLDSTKIFSGTKLLKLPETLKGSYYQIRVTVRKYQLVYSLGTSITTKPDATLSGNTVINSGESTRLIITSGKSGNGNVQYVLSDGSKGSFWSQAGYANYITVSPKQTTTYTISSLSNSCGEGSKRGSAIVEVNPPADRTVSVTALASSGQSSFCTGDTVSVSFVAKGSFSVGNQMTVQLSDTTGRNFRSIATIGNASPLKAVLPTDMVSGKFYRLRVFASDPNTASGAFEYPITASQKARARFKSDAVIYQENTNPVITVLLEGGGPWTYSYGTDNAPRTRNAITPEDRIELLQASPNAYYKLFEVRNGCGKGIIDSPSTVRVELITGIEDPSNEAVTVAPNPTQDVIYLKFETPEKRSVEVFDIRGVSQLKRTISGSTHEMDVRALNTGVYILQIEKGGKRLNYRILKYP; from the coding sequence ATGGACGTACTTTACAAGCTTCCTGTTACAATACAGGGACAGTTCAATTCTGACAATAAGTTTTCGATACAAATAAAATACGATTACCGCAATGAAGTTATCGCTACGGTTCCGGCGGTTCTCAACAACGGGAACCTCGAATTTACCATCGATAGCCCCAGTTTATTTTCATCATATTATTCCTCTATTCAACTCAAAGTCGTCGCGTCGTCTCCGAGTGTAGAAAGTGCCTGGACGAGCAATTCGATCTACGCTTACATAAAAGGAAGCATCAACCTCAGCTCCCTGGCATCGAGTGATACGGTTAATTTATACGATGACATTCCACTTCAGTTGAAGGGGGTCAGCAACAGTGATATTAGGGTGACCTTAAGTGATAGCACCAAATTTAATTTCTCTTCGTACAGTGGTGGATTTACACAAAACCAAATTTATACTGTTTCCAAGCCGGGTACATTTACAATTGCTCATGCGGAAAATAACTGTGGTACTATGCAGACCTCGGGAAGCTTTAAGCCAGTCGTAAATGCAACCTCCCTAACTACAACAGGTATAGCTCCCCAGACTGTCTGTGAAAATGGCGAAGTGAAAATAAGCTTTTCAACACAGGGTGCTCCATTAGGCGCGCAAACCAAATACAAGATCAGGTTTATTCAACAAAATTCCTCGGGAGGGAAACCCGCAACAGCCGAAGTAGCGGCTCAGCTTGAGGGGAATTATTTAACAGCAAAGTTTCCTTCAACTTTTGTGCTGACTTACACCCAGGAATTTTCTGCCCAGGTGGTTACTGAAAATCCTTCCCTCGTTGGTTCACCATCGAATTTACGATTCTATGTAGCGCCGCAACCTTCTGCAATATTCACTTCGGAGAGTCAGACTGTCAATATAAATGATTATGTTTCACTTCAGGTTGCATTGACAGGTTTACCTCCATTTACACTTGAACTTAGTGATGGTACAAAACAAACCCTTTCCTACTATGGCAGTGCGAGCGTGAACGTACGGCCTTTTGAGAGTACATCCTATTCAATAAAATCTCTGGAGTCGGGCTGTGGTAAAAAAGTGTTTACCAACGGACAAGTTGTTAATATTACTGTACGACCGGGCATTCGCATTGAGGATGATCAAAAGCGCCAGATCGTTTGTGCAGGAACAAAAGCCAGGATTAAATTCCGGTCGAATGCTACACTGACAGCCGCAACGCAATTTAGTATTGTTTCCGGGACTGGAAGTGAAACGCTTTCATTCCCCGCAGTGCGAAACGGAGAATACCTGGAATTCAACATCCCAAACCCCACGCAGAGCTACCCGAACTATTATAATTGGAGGATTGTCACGTCTAACCCCTCACTAGAGTCGCAGTCATCAAGTTATTTTAACATCCAAAACTCCCCCAGTATGTCCTTTTCGGCATACAATACATATAGTTATGAAATACCGAGACAGGTAAATCTTAATATCAGCCTCAGCGGAGGTTACCCCTATCAGATTGAGATGATGGATGGTGCCATTGCCAGAGTGGAATGGGATAATTATTACAATTATTCATTTTACTTTAAAGAAACGCAGGAATTTAAAATTAAATCAATAAGTAATTCCTGTGGGAAAAATGATAACCTGCCCTCCGCTAGAGTATCGTTGGTTGCCACAGAATCACCCGGGATATATATTGAGCCGATAAAAACGACTATATGTGATACGGACAGCGTAGAAATTACCTTTGGTACTGTCGGCAAATTTAATTCTGAAAATGTTTTTGCTATTCAAGGATATTCCAGTTCCAGCACTTTTCAAACGCTGGCTACCACCCGGCAGGGGGGAAAGTTCAGGGTCAAACTCCCTGCTACCCAGTATTACAGTTCATATGGCGCAATCAGAGTGGCATCAACCAACCCTGTCGTATTTAGCGAACAGAAATCCATAAACATACAGCTGCCTTTTACTCAGATATATCTTAGTCCGGACGCGAAGCAGGAGGCACCTGCAAAATACCTTGTTAATCAGAACAATACATATTCATTATCTATTCAAACGGCCAGCAGCGGCCCGGCGGCGTCGGTTACATACACCGAAAATGGCGTTGAAAAAACCTATATTAATAACGATTCTTATTCTACCTACATACCACTCCTTCCTTCATCAGGCACAACTACTGAATATGTTATTAAATCGGTGAACAATCAATGCGGAACGTTTCCGGTGAATGCGAAGACATTTATCAGCTGGGTACCTTACAATATACAGTTCTCAGATCAGAGCTACTATAACAACACCTTTTGTGTGGGTGGGCCAATTGGCGTTCCATTTGGCATTATCGATGGTGCATCAACCAATGCAACATTTTCCTTGCAGATACGTAAAGCCGAGACAACCAGCTTCACTACCCTTGTCAGTGGCGAAACCGGAAGAATACTCAACGCCACCATCCCCGCTTCCTTAACTCCGGGAAACTATGTTTTGAGGATTATTTCATCCGACGGAGCTATATCTCCAGACAAAAGCATCCAAATAAGCGCGCCACCTACGGCGACTTTAACCATCAACCCCCAATCGAGCCCCACGGTAGATTTCGGCAATAGTGTAACCATGGATATCACGATTACAGGTGGAAACGCCTCCGTGGTTTTCGAGGATGGTTCAAAAGGTAACTATTATGAGGGAAAAAACAGCAGGTATATTTACGTCCAGAAAGGCGGTGTCTATTCGATCAAGTCCGTTTCCAATACTTGCGGCTACGGAACAGCATCGGGGTCTGTTCAGGTTGTGGTAAAACCACGATTAAACGTCAGTTCCGATTCTTACGGTATCTGTGAAGGTGGCAGTATGTCTGTAAACTACACGCTGGGCGGGGACGCCGATTTATCGGATGATTATATTCGTTTTGAGTTGCTGGATACAGGGGCCAACACCACGACGGTCCTGGATTCGACTAAAATATTTTCGGGTACAAAATTACTGAAACTGCCCGAAACCCTGAAAGGGAGCTATTATCAGATACGGGTAACCGTAAGAAAATACCAGCTGGTTTACAGCCTGGGTACCAGCATTACCACCAAACCGGATGCCACGCTGAGCGGTAATACCGTCATTAACAGTGGAGAAAGTACCAGATTGATCATCACATCCGGGAAATCGGGTAACGGAAATGTTCAGTATGTACTTTCAGATGGTTCTAAAGGGTCCTTTTGGTCGCAAGCTGGTTATGCTAATTACATCACAGTATCTCCAAAACAGACCACTACCTACACCATTTCTTCACTTTCCAACAGCTGTGGCGAAGGCTCCAAAAGAGGCTCAGCGATTGTGGAAGTGAATCCGCCAGCCGACAGAACGGTCTCTGTCACAGCCCTGGCCAGCAGTGGGCAGTCCTCATTCTGTACAGGAGATACCGTTTCCGTTTCTTTTGTAGCCAAAGGTTCATTTTCTGTGGGGAATCAAATGACGGTACAGCTATCAGATACTACCGGCCGAAACTTCCGTTCCATTGCTACGATCGGCAATGCATCGCCGCTAAAGGCTGTATTGCCAACGGATATGGTCTCCGGCAAATTTTACAGACTCCGTGTCTTCGCATCGGACCCGAATACAGCGAGTGGGGCCTTCGAGTATCCAATTACCGCCAGCCAGAAAGCAAGAGCGCGGTTTAAATCGGATGCCGTGATATACCAGGAGAATACCAACCCTGTTATTACTGTACTTCTGGAGGGAGGAGGCCCGTGGACCTACAGCTATGGCACTGATAATGCCCCGCGAACCAGAAATGCGATTACACCAGAAGACCGGATAGAATTGTTGCAAGCTTCCCCTAATGCTTATTATAAGTTGTTTGAGGTGCGAAATGGTTGCGGAAAAGGTATTATCGATAGCCCCAGTACTGTAAGAGTGGAACTCATTACCGGTATTGAAGACCCCTCCAACGAGGCGGTTACCGTAGCTCCAAATCCTACGCAGGATGTGATCTATCTGAAATTTGAAACACCAGAGAAACGCTCGGTTGAAGTTTTTGACATCCGCGGGGTAAGTCAGTTGAAACGGACCATATCAGGAAGCACACACGAGATGGATGTTCGGGCACTAAATACCGGTGTCTATATCCTTCAGATCGAAAAAGGAGGAAAGCGGCTGAATTATCGGATTCTTAAATATCCCTGA
- a CDS encoding sensor histidine kinase → MYYSNYKEADSEANELYSLLSTKYTGKEYKKIKVQVMLQKAILHALNGDHHKGLLIALEALNEAETYKISDKIYNSCWVIAIMYEVGGDFETCKKYLDKAYQVYKNNKLDNVYSSYCTRVSSYYNRMNKQDSAIYYAYQGLEYAKKYNNVREERDAYLLLGSSLPDNRYRESVKYRSLAAGKFVEIKDFTSAASQLTEAAALLFKHHHITEAFVYSDSAFSVLKNTKAYVNPHVYQTRGQLFEAIGNMDSAYYYFKKYHGTYVAELGKMETAEIKKINEQYQNDRKEEVIKDKNQQMIFIASLLAVIVAASVLLIRKNRKINSQNEIISKQVEELMRTVEQKQVLLSELQHRVKNNLQHVISILEIQKESVDFNNIDELIRGNQNRVHSIALLHKKLNMAESVNDVDLKKYVLDLSELVKESYDSYRKKISLNVTCEIEKISIEKARSLGLIIVELISNSMKHAFRKQPVGIIHIVLTRETDIQKNKLYYADNGVGFDFTMTSAKGLGMEIIKGLIGQLDASVESSQSNGFELTLYFK, encoded by the coding sequence ATGTATTACAGTAACTATAAAGAGGCAGATAGCGAAGCGAATGAATTGTATAGTTTGTTGTCAACAAAATATACAGGTAAAGAATACAAAAAAATTAAGGTTCAGGTGATGCTTCAGAAAGCTATTCTTCATGCTTTAAACGGAGATCATCATAAAGGCCTGCTGATAGCCCTTGAAGCATTGAACGAAGCCGAGACCTATAAAATATCAGATAAGATTTATAACAGTTGCTGGGTAATAGCCATCATGTATGAGGTTGGAGGTGATTTTGAAACTTGCAAAAAATATCTTGACAAGGCTTATCAGGTATACAAGAATAACAAGCTTGATAATGTCTATAGCAGTTATTGCACGCGTGTGTCGTCCTATTATAACCGTATGAATAAGCAGGATTCTGCTATCTATTACGCATATCAGGGGCTGGAATATGCGAAAAAATACAATAACGTCAGAGAGGAAAGAGATGCATACTTGCTGTTGGGATCATCTTTGCCCGACAACCGGTATCGGGAATCAGTAAAATACAGATCGCTTGCTGCCGGGAAATTCGTAGAAATTAAGGATTTTACCTCTGCTGCGAGCCAGCTTACAGAGGCAGCGGCCCTTTTATTTAAACACCACCATATAACCGAAGCTTTCGTATACAGTGATTCGGCCTTTTCTGTATTGAAGAATACCAAAGCGTATGTTAATCCACATGTTTACCAAACCCGGGGGCAGCTGTTTGAAGCTATTGGGAATATGGATTCTGCTTATTACTATTTTAAAAAGTACCACGGTACCTATGTGGCTGAACTTGGGAAAATGGAAACTGCTGAAATAAAAAAAATCAATGAGCAATACCAGAATGACAGAAAGGAAGAGGTTATAAAAGACAAGAACCAGCAAATGATTTTTATAGCCAGCTTGCTTGCCGTCATTGTTGCGGCGTCCGTGTTACTCATCAGAAAGAACAGGAAGATCAATTCACAAAATGAGATCATCAGCAAACAGGTAGAAGAGTTGATGAGGACCGTGGAACAAAAACAGGTGCTCTTGTCTGAACTGCAGCACCGGGTAAAAAACAATCTGCAGCACGTTATCAGCATACTGGAAATACAGAAAGAATCAGTTGATTTCAATAATATTGACGAGCTCATCAGGGGAAATCAGAACCGTGTTCATTCCATAGCATTACTTCATAAAAAGCTGAATATGGCAGAGAGTGTCAATGATGTAGATCTGAAAAAATATGTGCTTGATCTTTCGGAACTGGTGAAGGAATCTTATGATAGTTACCGGAAAAAGATAAGCCTCAATGTCACCTGTGAAATAGAAAAGATTTCCATCGAAAAAGCACGTTCCCTAGGCCTCATTATTGTAGAGCTGATCAGTAACAGTATGAAACATGCTTTCAGGAAACAGCCTGTCGGGATTATCCATATTGTTCTCACCCGAGAAACCGATATACAAAAAAATAAGCTGTACTACGCCGACAATGGTGTAGGATTCGATTTTACAATGACCAGTGCAAAAGGACTGGGCATGGAAATCATCAAAGGGCTCATCGGGCAGCTGGATGCCAGCGTGGAAAGCAGCCAAAGCAATGGATTTGAACTTACGCTTTATTTTAAGTAA
- a CDS encoding LytR/AlgR family response regulator transcription factor: MRTKIILLVEDDFLNRRLSKKTLLENGYHIMEAKNTREAFEILKNEKVDLAILDINLGEDEQDGISLGQALQTKYTLPFLYLTAYDNNEIAKRAVATNPHSYITKPFKNIDLLTAVALAIRQYANRQERKPSVLVKANEYSVELPIEEIDFIESDGNYLLFYASGSVYKSRSTIKQILELLPETTFIQTHRAFVVNKTKIDKFNIKSLVVKNEVIPVSRNYVDDISRILK, encoded by the coding sequence ATGCGGACAAAAATAATTTTGCTTGTAGAAGACGATTTTCTCAACAGAAGGCTATCGAAAAAAACGCTTTTGGAAAATGGATATCATATTATGGAAGCAAAAAATACCCGTGAAGCATTTGAGATATTAAAAAATGAAAAAGTGGACCTTGCCATCCTGGATATCAACCTGGGTGAAGATGAGCAGGACGGCATAAGCCTGGGGCAAGCGCTTCAAACCAAATATACTCTTCCTTTTTTGTACCTGACAGCTTATGATAACAATGAAATTGCTAAAAGGGCAGTAGCCACCAATCCGCACTCCTACATTACCAAGCCATTCAAAAATATTGATTTGCTAACGGCTGTAGCGCTTGCCATTCGCCAGTATGCCAATCGGCAGGAGCGTAAGCCTTCGGTTTTGGTAAAGGCCAATGAATACAGTGTAGAACTGCCCATAGAGGAAATTGATTTTATAGAATCTGACGGGAATTATCTTTTATTTTATGCCAGCGGGAGTGTCTACAAAAGCCGTTCTACGATTAAACAAATATTGGAATTACTGCCGGAAACGACCTTCATTCAAACACACAGGGCCTTTGTCGTGAATAAGACTAAAATAGACAAATTCAACATCAAAAGTTTGGTCGTCAAGAATGAAGTCATTCCTGTTTCCAGGAATTATGTAGACGACATAAGCAGGATTCTGAAATAA
- a CDS encoding collagen-like triple helix repeat-containing protein: MKKRLFLSTLPLLAAGIMFISCKGKDGAVGPAGAKGDPGAQGTAGAKGETGTANVIYSEWLAIPAPAANTPVRKNFSFMAPKITQEIVDKGHVYGYLKHSTGAVVPLPYASSYTYTSTGEQAGSYLNTILVGLGGISLNQDWLTPGTVQPAFANATGIVGGYVNFRYVIIPGGVSARVASLDYTDYEAVKKFYNLPD, encoded by the coding sequence GTGAAAAAAAGACTATTTCTTTCTACCCTCCCCCTGCTGGCTGCGGGAATCATGTTCATTAGTTGCAAAGGAAAAGATGGAGCCGTAGGACCTGCGGGTGCTAAAGGTGATCCCGGAGCCCAGGGTACTGCCGGTGCTAAAGGAGAAACGGGTACAGCTAATGTGATTTACAGCGAATGGTTGGCGATACCCGCACCTGCCGCGAATACTCCCGTACGGAAAAATTTTTCATTTATGGCTCCTAAAATCACTCAGGAAATTGTTGATAAAGGGCACGTATATGGCTACTTAAAGCATAGTACTGGTGCTGTAGTGCCGTTGCCGTACGCAAGTAGTTATACCTATACCTCAACAGGAGAACAAGCGGGTAGTTATTTAAATACTATACTTGTAGGCTTAGGAGGTATTTCTCTGAATCAGGACTGGCTTACGCCAGGCACCGTTCAGCCCGCTTTTGCCAATGCTACAGGCATAGTAGGAGGGTATGTAAACTTTCGCTATGTTATCATTCCCGGAGGTGTAAGTGCTCGGGTAGCTTCACTTGATTACACGGACTATGAGGCAGTGAAGAAGTTTTACAACCTTCCTGATTGA
- a CDS encoding SRPBCC family protein, with the protein MEAHENTSVTVQATINAPLEKVWQYWTLPEHITKWTQASDDWHAPHATNDLQAGGKFLTRMEARDGSFGFDFEGIYDVVETHSRIEYSMADGRRVQIFFVPDGDQTSVTETFDPEDIHPADFQKAGWQAILDNFKKYTEGN; encoded by the coding sequence ATGGAAGCACACGAAAACACATCCGTCACCGTACAAGCAACGATCAACGCACCACTGGAAAAAGTATGGCAATACTGGACCTTGCCGGAACACATCACGAAATGGACCCAGGCTTCGGATGATTGGCACGCGCCACACGCAACCAATGATCTGCAGGCCGGAGGTAAATTCCTGACCCGAATGGAAGCCCGAGACGGCAGTTTTGGATTTGACTTTGAAGGTATTTACGATGTAGTGGAAACCCATTCCCGCATTGAATACAGTATGGCGGACGGCAGAAGGGTCCAGATTTTTTTCGTGCCCGACGGAGATCAGACCAGCGTAACAGAAACTTTTGATCCGGAAGACATACACCCCGCAGATTTTCAGAAAGCAGGATGGCAGGCAATACTGGATAATTTTAAAAAGTATACGGAAGGGAATTAG